In Arthrobacter sp. B3I4, the following proteins share a genomic window:
- a CDS encoding DUF2797 domain-containing protein, producing MTDTRYLVHGVFWDGPAPSAAGEARVVLRLQDDAGAIREVALDAGTRLGFRVTAPGKRCLGHHKVHGPAERDYVRCAERAAAERGHQCGTCFAVDDSRLVHDFHRGGRVPAGLRAYLMQPHWLYVATFANGASKVGTAAELRKWNRLAEQGAVAARYVAAADDGRIVRLLEDLVTRDAGLPQQVRSTAKAAGIAAPLLPADVDARNARRAAGARAVLAVAGSEGYRVVDEQWRRPRLADAAAVPALRHAYPHDLGSGTHGFETTALSGSVALARLDGADLDFVVNLASLKGRTIELGQHRSEVPAVQESLF from the coding sequence GTGACCGATACCCGTTATCTGGTCCACGGGGTCTTTTGGGATGGTCCTGCGCCCTCGGCCGCCGGGGAGGCCCGGGTCGTCCTGCGCCTGCAGGACGACGCGGGGGCGATCCGAGAGGTAGCGCTCGACGCCGGAACCCGGCTCGGCTTCCGCGTCACCGCCCCGGGGAAGCGCTGCCTGGGCCACCACAAGGTCCACGGTCCGGCGGAGCGCGACTACGTCCGCTGCGCGGAGCGGGCCGCTGCCGAGCGCGGTCACCAGTGCGGCACCTGTTTCGCCGTCGACGATTCCCGGCTGGTCCACGATTTCCACCGCGGCGGCCGCGTGCCGGCGGGGCTGCGGGCCTATCTCATGCAACCGCACTGGCTGTACGTGGCGACCTTCGCCAACGGGGCCAGCAAGGTTGGCACCGCCGCGGAGCTGCGCAAATGGAACCGGCTCGCGGAACAAGGAGCCGTCGCGGCCCGCTACGTTGCCGCCGCCGACGACGGGCGGATCGTGAGGCTTCTGGAGGACCTCGTCACCCGCGACGCCGGGCTGCCGCAGCAGGTCCGCTCGACGGCGAAGGCCGCCGGGATCGCCGCGCCGCTGCTCCCTGCCGACGTCGATGCCCGCAACGCCCGCCGGGCCGCCGGAGCCCGCGCAGTGCTGGCCGTCGCCGGCAGTGAGGGGTACCGGGTCGTGGACGAGCAGTGGCGGCGGCCCCGGTTGGCGGACGCCGCAGCCGTCCCGGCGCTCCGGCACGCCTACCCGCATGATCTCGGCTCCGGCACGCACGGCTTCGAGACCACGGCGCTGAGCGGCAGCGTTGCCTTGGCCCGGCTCGACGGCGCGGACTTGGACTTCGTGGTGAACCTCGCCAGCCTGAAGGGGCGGACCATCGAACTCGGCCAGCACCGCTCGGAGGTCCCGGCGGTCCAGGAGTCCCTGTTCTGA
- a CDS encoding DUF3188 domain-containing protein has protein sequence MLNEFWATASTTYKVLVFSAMGLIAVGIILNLVGNNTGNQGLAMTSLAVIGLGLILHIVGIVVRGQTIRRNLKR, from the coding sequence GTGCTGAACGAATTCTGGGCTACCGCATCAACCACCTACAAGGTGCTCGTTTTCAGCGCCATGGGACTGATCGCCGTCGGCATCATTCTTAACCTGGTCGGCAACAACACCGGCAACCAGGGACTCGCCATGACCTCGCTGGCAGTTATCGGGCTCGGGCTCATCCTGCACATCGTCGGCATCGTGGTCCGCGGCCAAACGATCCGCAGGAACCTCAAGCGGTAG
- a CDS encoding SulP family inorganic anion transporter has product MSAGTALRGARVRVARFLPSRDDYSGLRSSWRTDLLSGITVGIVALPLALAFGVSSGVGAEAGLVTAVVAGLVAALMGGSSVQVSGPTGAMVVVLAPVVAAHGTGSIALVSVMAGLMVIVLGLSGLGRAVAFIPWPVVEGFTLGIAAIIFLQQVPMATGTEGVPGHNTLLAAVESAATATAPAVLQTLAVVAGVAAVMYLLPRFTKAVPASLAAVLLATVAAEVLDLQIPRIGLLPHSLPAPSLPSMELSGLGQLFMPAVSIATLAAIESLLSARVAAGMVGPDGRPTGAYSPDRELTGQGLASVAAGFFGGMPATGAIARTAVNVRSGARTRLAAIAHALVLLAIIYLAAGWVGRIPLAVLAGILMVTATRMVSRQTVAAVLRSTRADAFVFVLTALITVAFDLIVAIEIGLVAAAVFTLRKFASLSGVQREPIPGASAPGDGHIAIFRLDGAMFFGAAERVLQEISQVKDIQVAIIRLSQVRMLDATGAHTLVEVIAALELRGVTVLLKGVQPQHLDLVTNVGVIRSLRHHKHLFDSLPAAVEHARSHVLRNAAATA; this is encoded by the coding sequence GTGAGCGCCGGGACAGCGCTCCGGGGCGCCCGGGTCCGGGTCGCCAGGTTCCTGCCCTCCCGGGATGACTATTCCGGCTTGCGCTCGTCGTGGCGGACGGACCTGCTCTCCGGCATCACCGTAGGAATCGTCGCCCTCCCCCTGGCCCTCGCCTTCGGGGTGAGCTCGGGCGTCGGTGCGGAGGCCGGCCTCGTCACTGCAGTGGTTGCCGGGCTGGTGGCCGCGCTGATGGGCGGATCCTCCGTCCAGGTTTCCGGCCCCACCGGCGCCATGGTGGTGGTCCTGGCTCCCGTAGTGGCGGCGCACGGGACGGGAAGCATCGCCCTGGTCTCCGTCATGGCCGGGCTGATGGTCATCGTCCTGGGCCTCAGCGGCCTGGGCCGGGCCGTCGCGTTCATCCCGTGGCCCGTCGTCGAAGGCTTCACCCTGGGCATCGCCGCCATCATCTTCCTGCAGCAGGTGCCGATGGCCACCGGCACGGAAGGAGTTCCGGGCCACAACACCCTGCTCGCCGCCGTCGAGAGCGCCGCCACCGCCACCGCACCCGCGGTGCTGCAGACCCTGGCCGTGGTGGCCGGCGTCGCCGCCGTGATGTACCTGCTGCCCCGGTTTACCAAGGCCGTCCCCGCCAGCCTGGCCGCGGTGCTGCTGGCCACCGTCGCCGCTGAAGTCCTGGACCTCCAGATCCCCCGGATCGGCTTACTGCCGCATTCCCTGCCCGCGCCGTCGTTGCCGTCCATGGAACTGTCGGGGCTCGGCCAGTTGTTCATGCCTGCGGTGTCCATTGCCACCCTCGCGGCCATCGAGTCGCTGCTGTCGGCCCGGGTGGCGGCCGGCATGGTGGGTCCGGACGGCCGGCCGACCGGCGCGTACAGCCCGGACCGTGAACTCACCGGCCAGGGCCTGGCCTCGGTCGCCGCGGGGTTCTTCGGCGGGATGCCGGCCACGGGGGCGATCGCACGCACCGCGGTCAACGTCCGTTCCGGCGCCAGGACCCGGCTCGCAGCCATTGCGCACGCCCTCGTGCTGCTGGCGATCATCTACCTGGCGGCCGGTTGGGTGGGCAGGATCCCGCTGGCGGTCCTGGCCGGAATCCTGATGGTCACGGCCACCCGCATGGTCTCCCGGCAGACCGTCGCGGCGGTGCTGCGTTCCACCCGGGCCGACGCCTTCGTCTTCGTGCTCACCGCGTTGATCACCGTGGCATTCGACCTTATCGTGGCCATCGAAATCGGCCTGGTCGCGGCGGCAGTCTTCACGCTGCGCAAGTTCGCCTCGCTCAGCGGGGTGCAGCGCGAGCCCATCCCCGGGGCCTCGGCGCCCGGCGACGGACACATCGCGATCTTCCGGCTGGACGGCGCGATGTTCTTCGGCGCTGCGGAACGGGTGCTGCAGGAAATCAGCCAGGTCAAGGACATCCAGGTCGCGATCATCCGGCTGTCCCAGGTCCGCATGCTCGACGCGACCGGGGCGCACACGCTCGTTGAAGTGATCGCGGCGCTGGAGCTGCGGGGCGTGACCGTGCTGCTCAAGGGCGTCCAGCCGCAGCACCTGGACCTCGTCACGAACGTCGGCGTGATCCGCTCGCTGCGGCACCACAAGCACCTGTTCGACAGCCTGCCGGCAGCGGTGGAGCACGCCCGCAGCCACGTGCTGCGGAACGCCGCTGCTACCGCTTGA
- a CDS encoding metalloregulator ArsR/SmtB family transcription factor — protein MIPAAQTPLYEIKANLFKALAHPARIRVLELLAAAPDTAAPVSYLLAETGLEASHLSQHLATLRRHRVVTSVRTANVVTYRLAHPKIAELLAIARIFLLDSLADSGEQLRLAQQLPAAHLNGSAS, from the coding sequence ATGATTCCAGCAGCCCAGACTCCCCTGTATGAGATCAAAGCCAACCTCTTCAAGGCCTTGGCGCATCCCGCGCGTATCCGGGTCCTGGAACTGCTGGCGGCCGCTCCGGACACGGCTGCGCCGGTGAGCTACCTGCTTGCTGAAACAGGTCTTGAGGCTTCGCACCTCTCCCAGCACCTCGCCACGCTCCGCCGGCACCGGGTGGTGACGTCGGTCCGGACGGCCAACGTGGTGACCTACCGGCTGGCGCACCCGAAAATCGCCGAGCTGTTGGCCATCGCCCGGATCTTCCTGCTTGACAGCCTCGCCGACTCGGGCGAGCAGCTCCGGCTCGCCCAGCAACTGCCCGCCGCACACCTGAACGGTTCCGCCTCGTGA
- a CDS encoding MaoC family dehydratase N-terminal domain-containing protein yields the protein MTINPDLQGRSYPAAEVYDVGREKIREFARAVKATHPAHFDVDAARALGHGDLVAPPTFAIIVAQRADAQLIEDPESGIDFSRVVHADQRFVHHRPIVAGDRLVAELHVDGVRAMGGGAMITTRSEIFALAGSPASNASGGDPETGTREAVATTTSSILVRGEGQ from the coding sequence ATGACAATCAATCCGGACCTGCAGGGCCGCAGCTACCCTGCCGCAGAGGTGTATGACGTCGGGCGCGAGAAGATCCGCGAGTTCGCCCGCGCTGTCAAAGCAACCCACCCCGCCCACTTCGACGTGGACGCCGCCCGGGCCCTCGGGCACGGCGACCTCGTGGCACCGCCCACCTTCGCGATCATCGTCGCCCAGCGCGCCGATGCGCAACTGATCGAGGATCCGGAGTCAGGGATCGATTTCTCCCGCGTGGTCCACGCCGACCAGCGCTTCGTCCACCACCGGCCGATCGTCGCCGGTGACCGGCTCGTCGCCGAGCTGCACGTCGACGGCGTCCGCGCCATGGGAGGTGGCGCCATGATCACCACCCGTTCAGAGATCTTCGCCCTCGCCGGAAGCCCCGCAAGCAATGCGTCGGGCGGTGACCCGGAGACCGGGACGCGCGAAGCGGTCGCAACCACCACCTCGTCCATCCTGGTCCGCGGAGAGGGACAGTAG
- a CDS encoding MaoC family dehydratase, whose amino-acid sequence MRPTLSELTVGQDLGSRSIDVTRTDLVKYAGASGDFNPIHWNEAFASSVGLPGVIAHGMFTMGAAVQLVTDWAGDPAAVVDFQTRFTKPVPVADTTGTPEAGAAIEVSAAVGALDAEAGTARVDLTVVAGGQRVLMKAQAVVRLG is encoded by the coding sequence ATGCGCCCCACACTTTCAGAGCTCACCGTCGGCCAGGACCTTGGCAGCCGCAGCATCGACGTCACCCGAACCGACCTCGTCAAGTACGCCGGCGCCTCCGGCGACTTCAACCCGATCCACTGGAACGAGGCTTTTGCCTCCAGCGTCGGCCTTCCCGGGGTGATCGCCCACGGCATGTTCACCATGGGGGCCGCCGTGCAGCTTGTGACCGACTGGGCCGGCGACCCGGCCGCCGTCGTCGACTTCCAGACCCGTTTCACGAAACCGGTGCCGGTCGCTGACACCACGGGCACTCCGGAGGCCGGCGCCGCCATCGAAGTCAGCGCCGCGGTCGGCGCGCTCGACGCCGAGGCGGGTACCGCCCGCGTGGATCTCACCGTCGTCGCCGGCGGCCAGCGAGTCCTGATGAAGGCCCAGGCCGTCGTCCGGCTGGGCTGA
- a CDS encoding sugar MFS transporter, whose product MNAAQSLEVTRWRNAVVAAYAFSGIAFASWVSRLPAIRDGLDLTPGNVGLLLLCMTLGSFVSVSASGLIVLRFGSKQTIRIGSIMVGAGLVLAGFGTSVLVNPLAVAAGLVVVGLGTASWNTASNVEGAAVERAVRRHIMPRLHGAFSLGTVAGAGAGAWAAGASVPVFWHLSVVGLLVAGSVATAAGWFRADITEVEEAAAFRPDTADTFEDPSTGPLPVISQTTRNPAAPLDNKRQIAQAWRDRRTLLLGVLVLGLALAEGAAGDWVALALADGHGQSDAAGAAGYGLFVTFMTVGRFAGTLVLDRYGRVPVMRWCAALAVAGLGLFVFAPVPWLAYVALAVWGLGASLGFPVGMSAAADDPVKAAARVSVVSTIGYGAFLCGPPLLGLLAEHVGILHSLLAVMVMLVVSFLLSPVARRPA is encoded by the coding sequence GTGAACGCCGCCCAAAGCCTTGAGGTCACCCGGTGGCGCAACGCAGTAGTGGCCGCTTATGCCTTCAGCGGCATAGCCTTCGCGAGCTGGGTGTCCCGGCTTCCCGCTATCCGGGACGGGCTGGACCTCACCCCCGGAAACGTCGGGCTCCTGCTGCTGTGCATGACGCTGGGCTCCTTCGTCTCGGTGTCCGCGTCCGGGCTGATCGTGCTGCGCTTTGGCTCCAAGCAGACCATCCGGATCGGCAGCATCATGGTGGGCGCCGGCCTTGTCCTTGCCGGGTTCGGCACCTCCGTCCTGGTCAACCCGCTGGCAGTTGCGGCCGGCCTCGTGGTGGTCGGCCTCGGGACGGCCAGCTGGAACACTGCCTCCAACGTCGAGGGCGCCGCCGTGGAGCGGGCGGTCAGGCGGCACATCATGCCTCGCCTGCACGGCGCGTTCAGCCTCGGCACGGTCGCCGGCGCGGGAGCCGGTGCCTGGGCGGCAGGAGCATCGGTGCCCGTCTTCTGGCACCTGAGCGTCGTCGGCCTGCTGGTCGCCGGTTCCGTGGCCACGGCCGCCGGCTGGTTCCGGGCCGACATCACCGAGGTGGAAGAGGCCGCGGCTTTCCGGCCGGACACGGCGGACACCTTCGAGGATCCCTCCACCGGCCCGCTCCCGGTCATCAGCCAGACCACCCGAAACCCGGCAGCGCCGCTGGACAACAAGCGGCAGATTGCGCAGGCGTGGCGGGACCGCAGGACCCTGCTGCTGGGCGTCCTGGTGCTGGGACTGGCCCTTGCCGAGGGTGCAGCAGGGGATTGGGTGGCTCTGGCACTCGCCGACGGCCACGGCCAGTCGGACGCCGCCGGCGCGGCCGGCTACGGACTCTTCGTCACCTTCATGACCGTGGGGCGGTTCGCCGGGACCCTGGTGCTGGACCGCTACGGCCGCGTTCCGGTGATGCGCTGGTGCGCAGCGCTGGCTGTGGCGGGGCTCGGGTTGTTCGTCTTCGCTCCGGTTCCCTGGCTGGCCTACGTGGCCCTGGCTGTCTGGGGGCTGGGTGCCTCGCTGGGCTTCCCGGTGGGCATGTCCGCTGCCGCCGATGACCCGGTCAAAGCCGCCGCACGGGTCTCTGTCGTGTCCACTATCGGCTACGGGGCGTTCCTTTGCGGACCGCCCCTGCTGGGTCTGCTGGCCGAGCACGTCGGTATCCTGCACTCGCTGCTGGCCGTCATGGTGATGCTGGTGGTCAGCTTTCTGCTGTCACCGGTAGCCCGCCGGCCCGCCTAG
- a CDS encoding UDP-N-acetylmuramate dehydrogenase yields MTQTLLSALTTARVGGPAARYIEAGTEAEIIDAVRTADAGGEPLLIIGGGSNLLVGDEGFPGTVLKIASQGFAVNAEDSCGGVAVVVQAGHNWDALVDHAVKHAWSGIEALSGIPGATGATPVQNVGAYGADVSQTIAAVRTWDRERNAVQTFTNSELKFGYRDSILKQTTINGSPRYVVLTVEFQLPLGRMSAPVRYAELARALGVEPGQRAYSNDVRREVLRLRASKGMVWDAADRDTYSTGSFFTNPIVAAEVAGTLPEDAPRYPGGADGLTKLSAAWLIDKAGYGKGFGLDPGSVSGGRASLSTKHTLAITNRGGASAADLLAIAREVRRGVVERFGIELHPEPLLIGVTL; encoded by the coding sequence GTGACCCAGACACTGCTTTCTGCCCTGACCACGGCCCGCGTCGGCGGTCCCGCCGCCCGCTACATCGAAGCCGGCACCGAAGCGGAGATCATCGACGCCGTCCGGACGGCCGACGCCGGCGGCGAACCGCTGCTGATCATCGGCGGCGGCTCCAATCTGCTGGTCGGGGACGAAGGCTTTCCCGGCACGGTGCTGAAGATCGCATCCCAGGGGTTCGCGGTCAACGCGGAGGACTCGTGCGGCGGCGTCGCCGTCGTGGTTCAGGCCGGCCACAACTGGGACGCCCTTGTCGATCACGCCGTGAAGCATGCCTGGTCAGGCATTGAGGCGCTCTCCGGCATTCCGGGCGCCACCGGCGCGACCCCGGTCCAGAACGTCGGGGCGTACGGCGCCGACGTCTCGCAGACCATCGCGGCGGTGCGCACCTGGGACCGAGAACGCAACGCCGTGCAGACGTTCACCAATTCCGAACTCAAATTCGGCTACCGCGACTCCATCCTCAAGCAAACGACAATCAACGGCTCGCCGCGCTATGTGGTCCTCACCGTCGAATTCCAGCTGCCCCTGGGCCGGATGAGCGCCCCGGTCCGCTACGCCGAGCTGGCACGCGCGCTCGGGGTCGAACCCGGCCAGCGGGCTTACTCGAACGACGTCCGCCGTGAGGTGCTCCGGCTCCGCGCGTCCAAGGGCATGGTGTGGGACGCGGCGGACCGGGACACCTACTCCACCGGCTCCTTCTTCACCAACCCGATCGTGGCCGCCGAGGTCGCCGGCACGCTGCCGGAAGATGCGCCCCGCTACCCGGGCGGCGCCGACGGGCTGACGAAGCTCTCAGCGGCGTGGCTGATCGATAAAGCCGGTTACGGCAAGGGCTTCGGGCTGGACCCGGGAAGCGTCTCCGGCGGCCGGGCCTCCCTGTCCACCAAGCACACCCTGGCCATCACCAACCGGGGCGGAGCCAGCGCCGCTGACCTGCTGGCTATCGCGCGTGAGGTGCGCCGCGGCGTGGTGGAACGGTTCGGCATCGAGCTGCATCCGGAGCCCCTGTTGATCGGCGTCACGCTCTAG
- a CDS encoding winged helix DNA-binding domain-containing protein: MAAVVRARLNRQVMGRLRLASQGLIGPGFGSAPEAVRSMTAMQAQDLPASLWAVGQRVPGSRAADVRSALDRGGIVRSWPMRGTLHLLAPEDLKWILAITSGRVLKSLAGRHRQLDISAADVDTAAGAALQRLAGGAAASRAELFGVFERAGQSTAGQRGIHLLAALCQEAILVLGPLAGNQQLVVGFDDWIRHSRSLDRAEGIAEWLLRYFRSHGPATERDFAWWSGIPLTETRAALAEVCDQLVGLEFDGRQYWLSPDAAALLDDGVPGQRTVLALPAFDEFLLGYTDRSVVLPAHHSDKIVPGGNGVFKRTIVAGGQVVGTWAAAWNSRGAAVVPEPFDAVNGLRPAARKSFELQAAKYRRFVGG; encoded by the coding sequence ATGGCAGCGGTGGTGCGTGCGCGTTTGAACCGGCAGGTTATGGGGCGGCTGCGCCTGGCCTCGCAGGGGCTCATCGGTCCGGGCTTCGGGTCGGCTCCGGAGGCTGTGCGGTCGATGACTGCGATGCAGGCGCAGGATTTGCCGGCGTCGTTGTGGGCCGTGGGGCAGCGCGTGCCGGGATCCCGCGCAGCGGATGTCCGTTCGGCCTTGGACCGCGGCGGGATCGTCCGTTCCTGGCCGATGCGCGGCACCCTGCACCTGCTGGCACCGGAGGACCTTAAATGGATCCTCGCCATCACCTCAGGCCGCGTTCTCAAGAGCCTCGCCGGCCGCCACCGGCAGCTGGACATCTCCGCCGCCGACGTAGACACCGCCGCCGGCGCCGCCCTGCAGCGGCTCGCAGGCGGTGCCGCAGCCAGCCGGGCGGAACTGTTCGGGGTTTTCGAGCGGGCCGGCCAGTCCACCGCAGGCCAGCGGGGCATCCATCTGCTGGCAGCGCTGTGCCAGGAGGCGATACTGGTGCTGGGTCCGCTGGCCGGGAACCAGCAACTGGTGGTCGGCTTTGACGACTGGATTCGGCACTCGCGGTCCCTGGACCGTGCCGAAGGTATCGCCGAGTGGCTGCTGCGGTATTTTCGCAGCCACGGACCGGCCACGGAGCGGGACTTCGCTTGGTGGTCGGGGATTCCCCTGACGGAGACACGGGCGGCGTTGGCTGAGGTGTGCGACCAGCTGGTGGGGCTGGAATTCGACGGGCGGCAGTACTGGCTTTCGCCGGACGCAGCTGCCCTGCTCGACGACGGCGTGCCCGGCCAGCGCACTGTCCTGGCGCTTCCTGCCTTCGACGAGTTTCTCCTGGGCTACACGGACCGGTCCGTCGTGCTGCCCGCACACCACTCGGACAAGATCGTCCCCGGCGGCAATGGCGTCTTCAAGCGGACCATTGTAGCCGGCGGGCAAGTGGTCGGCACCTGGGCGGCTGCCTGGAACAGCCGGGGCGCCGCCGTCGTGCCCGAGCCTTTCGACGCCGTTAACGGCCTGCGGCCCGCGGCTCGAAAATCCTTTGAGCTGCAGGCCGCGAAGTACCGGAGATTCGTCGGGGGCTGA